One Alphaproteobacteria bacterium DNA window includes the following coding sequences:
- a CDS encoding ribbon-helix-helix domain-containing protein produces MTFNTSHMASRQPVEPAPQKHEEMATLKSSLISRNITLNGHRTSMRLEPAMWNALIEICRREKLSIHQLCSMVAQHKAEESSFTASVRVFAMSYYKSAATEEGHRQAGHGTAFLFTAKQDFAALKPRAIRMV; encoded by the coding sequence ATGACGTTCAATACATCCCATATGGCTTCCCGGCAGCCTGTTGAACCCGCGCCCCAAAAGCATGAAGAGATGGCGACGCTTAAATCATCACTGATAAGCCGCAATATTACGTTGAACGGCCACCGCACATCGATGCGCCTCGAACCTGCGATGTGGAATGCATTGATTGAAATATGCCGCCGCGAAAAACTCAGCATCCACCAATTGTGCAGCATGGTTGCGCAGCACAAGGCGGAGGAATCGTCGTTCACCGCCAGTGTGCGCGTTTTCGCAATGAGCTATTATAAATCTGCCGCCACCGAAGAAGGTCACCGGCAAGCAGGGCATGGCACCGCGTTTCTGTTTACCGCCAAGCAGGATTTTGCAGCGTTAAAACCTCGCGCTATACGAATGGTCTAA
- a CDS encoding MIP/aquaporin family protein: MLMSLPQRLTAEALGSAFLLMIVIGSGMMGQKLAGGNEAIALLGNTLATGAGLIVLILIFGDISGAHFNPVVSIAFALRKELPWGDAVFYIAAQITGAVIGVWLAHLMFELPVWQISEKVRTGPGQWLAEAMATFGLLLTIFGCQSRSPAAIPYAVGLYITAAYWFTASTSFANPAVTIARSLSNTFAGIAPDGVLAFIIAQCAGMMVAMLIGQWFWKLRSK, encoded by the coding sequence ATGTTAATGTCTTTGCCACAACGCCTTACCGCCGAAGCTCTTGGCTCGGCCTTTTTGCTGATGATCGTGATCGGCTCCGGCATGATGGGGCAGAAGCTTGCTGGTGGTAACGAAGCAATCGCACTGTTAGGAAATACCCTGGCCACTGGCGCCGGGCTTATCGTTCTGATTCTGATATTTGGCGACATCTCCGGTGCGCATTTCAATCCGGTCGTTAGTATTGCTTTTGCCTTGCGAAAGGAATTGCCTTGGGGTGATGCGGTCTTTTACATTGCCGCACAAATTACCGGAGCCGTCATAGGGGTATGGCTTGCACATTTGATGTTCGAATTACCAGTCTGGCAGATTTCGGAAAAAGTTAGGACGGGCCCAGGCCAATGGCTTGCAGAAGCAATGGCAACCTTCGGGCTGTTACTTACCATTTTTGGCTGCCAATCACGCTCGCCTGCCGCCATACCCTATGCTGTGGGCTTATACATTACCGCTGCTTACTGGTTCACAGCTTCAACTTCTTTTGCAAATCCTGCTGTTACGATCGCTCGGTCGCTGTCAAATACATTTGCGGGCATTGCCCCTGATGGGGTGCTGGCATTTATCATAGCGCAATGTGCAGGAATGATGGTTGCGATGCTGATTGGGCAATGGTTTTGGAAATTGCGGTCTAAGTAG
- a CDS encoding helix-turn-helix domain-containing protein yields the protein MNIHAALIAFDALSQETRLKAFRLLVEYGPEGIAAGILSNKLKIPHNTLSFHLGHMSHAGLVVSRKVGRSVIYSANFAFVQTLIRFMIENCCIVDFARVGKDKKRGCDVIELSECCPPSKKKKKHE from the coding sequence ATGAATATACACGCAGCCCTTATTGCCTTTGATGCGCTATCGCAGGAAACGCGACTTAAAGCCTTTCGCCTGCTGGTTGAATATGGTCCTGAAGGTATTGCTGCAGGCATCTTAAGCAATAAGCTCAAGATTCCGCACAATACGCTCTCGTTTCACCTTGGCCACATGAGTCATGCAGGTCTCGTGGTCTCTCGCAAGGTTGGCCGTTCAGTTATCTATTCGGCTAATTTCGCATTCGTACAGACGCTCATCCGTTTCATGATTGAGAACTGCTGCATCGTGGATTTTGCCCGCGTCGGGAAAGACAAGAAACGCGGCTGTGATGTCATTGAGTTATCCGAATGCTGCCCACCTTCTAAAAAAAAGAAAAAACATGAATGA
- a CDS encoding arsenate reductase ArsC — protein sequence MNELPKHILFLCVANSARSQMAEGLARAMLPREYTVQSAGSEPSRVNPFAVKVMQEIGIDIRQHASKSVNDIRTSDVELVITLCAEEVCPLFPGKVQRLHWPMPDPASKEPLSDEIMASRFRTARDAIKQKIIEQFRLER from the coding sequence ATGAATGAACTTCCCAAACACATTCTGTTTCTATGCGTAGCCAATTCAGCCCGTAGCCAAATGGCCGAAGGCTTGGCGCGAGCGATGCTGCCAAGAGAATATACGGTTCAAAGCGCAGGGTCAGAGCCAAGCCGTGTAAACCCTTTTGCGGTAAAGGTGATGCAGGAAATCGGTATCGATATTCGCCAGCATGCCAGCAAATCGGTGAACGATATTCGCACGTCGGATGTTGAACTTGTTATCACGCTATGCGCCGAAGAAGTTTGCCCCCTGTTTCCGGGCAAGGTACAGCGCCTTCACTGGCCTATGCCTGATCCTGCCAGTAAAGAGCCATTGTCGGATGAGATAATGGCAAGCCGCTTTCGCACAGCGCGGGACGCGATAAAGCAGAAAATTATTGAGCAATTCAGACTGGAGCGCTAG
- the aroB gene encoding 3-dehydroquinate synthase, translating into MSILGSILPHEAPQTITVSLGNRSYPIHIGSGLLHEAPLLIREAFGMRRCIIITDSHLSNLYGEKLHANMTRIGLCKDDVLVIPAGEQAKTFSYLSFILDHLFQKNIDRKTMLVALGGGVMGDLVGFAASIAMRGIDFIQIPTTLLAQVDSSVGGKTAINSARGKNLIGTFHQPKMVIADVDTLKTLPTRELRAGYAEVVKYGLISNPDFFTWLETKGHKLLTGMKEKQIHAIKVSCEMKAQIVAEDEKESTGKRALLNFGHTFGHAFELMANYDNSLLHGEAVAIGMAKAFELSTRLGLCPESDTARVKEHLKSVNLPISIQGRNWNTDKLLASMYRDKKAEDGQLNFVVTRGIGQAFVQQHVVASDVKAVLDLN; encoded by the coding sequence ATGAGCATTCTTGGAAGTATCCTGCCGCACGAAGCACCGCAAACGATTACCGTATCCCTGGGTAATCGCAGTTATCCTATTCACATCGGCAGCGGTTTGTTGCACGAAGCGCCCCTGCTCATCCGCGAAGCATTCGGCATGCGCCGCTGCATCATCATTACTGATAGCCATCTCTCCAATCTCTATGGCGAAAAACTTCACGCGAATATGACGCGCATTGGCCTGTGCAAAGATGATGTGCTGGTTATTCCCGCAGGGGAACAGGCCAAAACATTCTCCTACCTTTCCTTTATTCTTGATCATCTGTTTCAAAAGAACATTGACCGCAAGACCATGCTCGTTGCCCTTGGCGGCGGCGTGATGGGCGATCTGGTCGGCTTTGCGGCGTCCATCGCCATGCGCGGGATTGATTTCATTCAAATTCCAACCACACTACTGGCGCAGGTTGATAGTTCCGTTGGCGGCAAAACCGCGATTAATTCGGCGCGCGGTAAAAACCTGATTGGTACATTCCATCAGCCAAAAATGGTGATTGCAGACGTAGATACATTGAAAACACTACCCACGCGCGAGCTGCGTGCGGGCTATGCCGAAGTCGTAAAATACGGCCTCATCAGCAACCCTGATTTCTTTACATGGCTGGAAACCAAGGGCCATAAATTGCTGACAGGTATGAAGGAAAAGCAGATCCACGCCATTAAGGTCAGCTGCGAGATGAAGGCGCAAATTGTTGCGGAAGATGAAAAAGAATCCACCGGCAAACGCGCGCTACTCAATTTCGGCCATACCTTTGGTCATGCCTTCGAACTCATGGCAAATTATGATAACAGTTTACTGCATGGCGAAGCCGTTGCCATCGGCATGGCCAAAGCGTTTGAACTTTCAACGCGCCTTGGCCTGTGCCCGGAAAGCGATACCGCGCGCGTGAAGGAACATTTGAAATCGGTCAATCTGCCGATTTCCATTCAGGGCCGCAACTGGAACACCGACAAGCTGCTGGCATCAATGTACCGCGATAAAAAAGCCGAAGATGGTCAATTGAATTTTGTCGTCACCCGCGGCATCGGTCAGGCCTTTGTGCAGCAACACGTGGTCGCAAGCGACGTTAAGGCTGTGCTGGATTTGAATTAA
- a CDS encoding shikimate kinase, translating to MGQTIVLVGMMGSGKTALGRQLAQRLNLPFLDTDAEIEKATGMRISHIFEEQGEAAFRGYERTKIAKLLAGEPCVLSTGGGAVMDAGTRELIATKSTVIWLKARLETLLSRVSKDKNRPLLKTDNPAAKLQQLLDARTPFYSQAPIHIETDVKGFEETVEAMLKAVQNHHIPLKE from the coding sequence ATGGGTCAAACAATCGTTTTAGTCGGGATGATGGGGTCGGGCAAAACCGCGCTTGGCCGCCAGCTGGCCCAGCGGTTGAACCTGCCCTTTCTTGATACCGATGCCGAAATTGAAAAAGCGACCGGCATGCGTATCTCCCATATCTTTGAAGAGCAGGGCGAAGCAGCCTTTCGCGGCTATGAACGCACTAAAATCGCCAAATTGCTGGCAGGTGAACCATGCGTATTATCAACCGGCGGCGGGGCGGTGATGGATGCCGGAACACGTGAATTGATTGCAACGAAATCAACCGTTATCTGGCTCAAAGCCCGCCTTGAAACATTGCTCAGCCGTGTGTCCAAAGACAAGAACCGCCCGCTGCTTAAAACCGACAACCCTGCTGCCAAGTTGCAACAGTTGCTTGATGCCCGCACGCCGTTTTACAGCCAAGCGCCCATCCACATCGAAACCGATGTAAAAGGCTTTGAAGAAACGGTTGAAGCCATGCTCAAGGCCGTGCAAAATCATCACATACCGCTAAAGGAATAA